The nucleotide window CCGCTGCGCGGGTTGAATAACCTGCTCTGGGGCTATATTCAGGATGAGCAGCATCGTCTGACCGTGCTGCGCCGATCCTACGAATATCGTCATCACTACGGCCTGACGCTCGACGGCAAGGCCATTCCCAATGTGCGGCTTGCCGATGACCGCTCACAGTTCTTGGAAGCGTTCCACAACCTGCTGTATCTGGCCTCGGTGTTCTTCGAGCAGGACGACGACACCACGCGCATTGCCGATGGCTTCCCGCTCTTGAACGCGCTCAAAGAAGTCCATCTGCTGCTGTCGCAAGGCGCGCACAATCAGTTTGCCGATCTGCCCGCGACCGCGCGGCAGGAAATGCTGATCCAGCAATACATCCTTGCCCGGCCTGAGCTCCGGGAATTTTTGCCGACGCGGATCATGGTGGACTACCCTGAGGCATGGATGGACCGCGTGGATGCGATGAAGGCATTGCAGGGCTGGATCGATGTCCCGGTGCTGCATTTCCGCAATCTGGCGGCCTTCGGCGAGCAGATTCTGCTGACGATCCGCTTCGGCGCGTGGCTCGACGTGAACGATCCGGCGCAGGCGGCGAATTGGGCGCGCTTCTGGCGCGCTGCCATCCAAAGCTACATCCATGCCTACCGCGCCGTGACAGGCGTTGACCTGACCGCCGACACCACCGACAGCCGACAGACAGGCGAGCGGGCGCTCCAGCCGTCGCTGCATCTCCGCCGACGGCTCGCCGAGCGGGATCAGCCCGCGCTGCCGCGCCGATCGAACGGACAGAACGGCGCGGGCCGACGTGGCGCGCTGACCGATCAGGGGACCTCGCAGGGCGTCCCTCTCCAACCGGCACGGCAGATCGGCGCGAAGAAACCACAGTAAGCGGAGGCGTGCTCATGCTGGATTGGACTTCAGCGCTGTACCTCGGCATGCGGCACGCCCATCGGACGCTCCGTCCGTGGCGCCAGTTGACCACCGGTCGGCCCGCCGCGCTCGATCACGGATCAAGCGCGACAGCCGTCGCCGCGCAGCTTGCCCGGCTGCAGGGCTGCGATCGGAGCCTCCTCGCGCCATCCACGCTGCACGCTTTTTGGGACGTGTTCGGCATGATCGATCGGCGGCAGACCGCGATCTACGTCGATGCAGGTGTGTATCCCATCGCGCGCTGGGGCGTGGAGCGAGCGGCGGCGCAGGGCGTTCACACCCGGCGATTCCCGCATTACACCGTCGCCGCGCTGCGCGAAGCGATCGGCGAGGATCGGCTGGGACGAGCGCCGCTGGTGGTCGCGGACGGCGTTTGTCCTGGTTGTGGACGGGTCGCCCCGCTTGCGGCATATCGTGACATCGTACGGGCGCATGGCGGGCAGCTTGTGATCGACGACACCCAGGCGCTCGGCATTCTTGGTGACGGGCCGAGCGCGACCAATGCCTACGGCAGCGGCGGTGGTGGATCGCTGCGCTGGAGTGGCGCGCATGATCCCCGGATCGTGGTGATCGCGTCGCTGGCAAAAGCGTTTGGCGTGCCGATCACCGTGCTGGCGGGCAGCGCGGATTGGGTTCAGCACGTCGAGGAGCACAGCGAAACGCGAGTCCATTGCAGCCCGCCCTCGATCGCCAGTTTTCGCGCCGCCGCCCAGGCCCTGGCGATCAACCACCTACGCGGCGAGCTGCTGCGAGCACGGCTACTGCACCGGGTGCGCTATTTCCGGCAAGCCCTGGCAGCAGCGGGCTTACGCGCGACGGGCGGGATCTTTCCCGTGCAGACGATCGACTGCGATGGCATGGATGCCGCCTGGCTGTACGAACATCTGCGTCGCCGGGGCATCCACACGATCCTGCACCGCGCCAGAGGTGATGGCGGCGGGCGACTGAGTTTGATCATCACGGCGCTGCATCGGCGCGATGCCATCGACCAGACGGTGGAGGCGCTGGCCCAGCTTGCCGCCAGCGCGGTGCAGCGACAGCTTTGGAGGTAGTCATGCAGCGTTCCAGACCTGTTGAAGCGGAGCCGTTTGAAGGCTTTACGCTGTTTGATGAGCTTGACCTGATCGATCCCGAATGGGAGGAGACGCAGGGCGAAGTTGGCCGCAGACCGCCGATGCGCTCGCTCGGCGGTCGATCGTCCGCCCGCTCATCCACGGCAACGCCCCAGCACAGATTTGCAGGCAGGCAGCCGTCACGTTCTGCACAGCGCGGCGGACGTTCTGGCTCGCCATCATCCCGGTCTATGGCTCGCGGTGGTCGTGCCGCCGCGTCTCGGCAGCGCCAGCAGTCGCGCGCTCGAACGGACCAGCCGCCGCCGCCCGATCGGCGACGCAAACCGCCGCGCCGTCGACCTCCGCGCCCTCCGTGGCCGTATCCCATATTGGGCGGCGGGCTGTATGTCACCCAACCCCAGATCATTGAGTCGGCGGGCGGCTCGGAGCAGGTGCGCTGGGCGCAGAACCGCTTGAATCAGGTGCTGGGCATGCGCCTGCCGGTCAATGGCGTGCTGGGGCCGGAAACCCGCGAGGCGATTCGGACGTTTCAGCAGCAAAAAGGGCTGCCCGTCGATGGCATCCTGGGGCCGCCAACCGAGCGAGCGCTGACCGAGGCGACGAGCGGGCAGGGTGGACAAGCCAGCCCGGCAGCCGACGCGCAAGCCAGTCCACCTCCTGACGCGCAGGCCGCGCCAGCAGCTTCAGACGGAGCGCCCGCCCCTGAGCCGAGCGCCCCACCCGAAGGCGAGCTTGACAGCGCTACCAGCTCCACGCTTGCAACCTTGTTTGGCGTGCCGCTGACGGTGTTAAAAACGCTGAGCCGTGGTCTGGAGCCGCTCGCGATTCGGATGGCCGTGCTGTGGGGACAGCGCGACGAGAACAAACTCGCGAGCCTGGTGTTTTTCGCGCGGCACCCTGAGCGCGGTGGTCGGAAGCTTGAGCGCGGCGAGCCGAATTTTGACCGTCTCAGCAAAGAATGGCTCGATATTCGGGATCGCCTGGTCCGTCCGGTCCTGGCATCCGCGACAGGCCCCCAACCGGGCGGCACATCGGCAGGCGGCAGCCTATCGACCAGCTTCAGGCCCATCTCAGTCGAGTCGCCCGGCGGTGGCCGCATCAAGGACAAAACGCCGCCGCAGCCCGCCGATCTCGAAACCGTGAGCGGGTATGGCGGGAAACGGATCTCGCTGCACCGGCTGGCGGCAAGCGCGTGGCGAGCGCTCGTCAGCGCCGCGCGAGCCGATGGCATCGCCGATCCCTTACTCCTTCCGGTGTCCGGGTATCGCAGCCCGGAAACCCAGGAAACGCTCTGGCAAAATGCGCTGAAGAAGTACGGCTCGCCGGATAAGGCCCGCACGTGGGTGGCTCCACCCGGCAACAGCGCCCACCAGACCGGACGCGCCATCGACTTCTATCTCGGCGGTAAGAACGCAAGCTCCCAGGTGGCATATCTGCGGACACTGCCTGCCTTTACGTGGCTGGCAGCCCAAGCTGAGCGCTTCGGCTTCTACCCGTACACGGCTGAGCCCTGGCACTGGGAGTACAACCCGCCAGCTTCAGGCCAGCTTGAGCTCGCGGAGGCGTTGGATGAGCTACCCGGAAGCTGGTATGAGTACGAGGACGAAGGCTACGACGGCATGTTCGGTCAGATGTCGGAAGCCCTCGACATGGAGCACCTGACGGAGATCGAACAGGAGGTCGATCGAACAAGCTCAGCCTACATCCAGTGGGTGCAGCGCTCGTTGAATCGCATGCTCGGCACGAAGCTGGCGGAAGACGGGATCAGTGGAACGCAAACCCGGAGCGCGATCAGAAGCTTCCAGCAGCGGCACGGGTTAACGGCGGATGGAATCGTTGGGCCGCAGACCGAAGCAGCCTTGATCGCGGCGGGCGCTGGCGCTCCCCCAACCGGCGGCACGTCATCCGGTCTTCCGAGCTGGCTGCCGTCCATCCCGACGCCGGGCGGCACACCGTCACGCGGCGGCGTGTCGATCCAATTCGCGTCCACGGCGAACCCCGCTGATTTGACGCCCTACTCGCGGCGGGTGCTGGAGGATATTCTACGCAGCGCTGGGCTCAAGAGCGCGATGATTTCCAGCACATCGCGCGATCCGTCCAATCAGGCGCGGGTCATGTACAACAACCTGGAGCAGTACGGCGTCGAGCACCAGAAGCGGCTCTACGGCGCGGCTGGCGATCAGGTGATCGACGTGTACGCGCGGTCCAAGGCGGTCAACAAGAGCGCGGACCAGATCAAAGCCGACATGGAGCGCAAGATTCGCGAGATCGGCCCGACGAACGTATCGCGTCACGCCTCCGATCCTCAGGTCCTCAACGTCTTCGACATCGCGCCGTCGTCGATCGCGAACAAGCCTGCGTTCGAGCGGGCGGTTCGGGCAGATCGGCGCGTGACCAAGTTTCTGGTGCCGCCTGACGACCCCGGCTATCACCTGGAGATTCCTCAGTAGGTATCGGTCGTTGGGGAACGCCCTGCTTGGGGTACGCTGACAGGTACCTGTTGTAAGGAACCATCCGGTGGGTGTTGCCGCGTCAGAGGCGTATGGTGAGCGCATGATCATTGATTGCCACTGCCATGCTGGGAACGGCGACGGGCTGACCGGCCCGTGGGATACTGCCGCGCCGCTCGATCGCTACCTCGAACGCGCCACCGAGGCGGGTATCGAGCGGACGGTCCTCTTCTCCGCGTTCCACTCCGACTACAGCGCGGCCAATCGGGCTGTCGCGCGGATCGTGCGGAGTCGACCTGATCGCTTCTGGGGCTTCGCGTTCGTGCATCCCGTCAGAGATCGAGGCCGGGTACAGATGCTGGTGCAGACGGCGGTTGCCCGCTACGGCTTTTGCGGGATCAAGGTCCACCGCTATGACGGGCGGATCACGCGCCAGATTTGCGAGGCCGCGCGAATCTGGCGGCTGCCGGTGCTGTATGACGTGATGGGCGAGGTATCGATCGTGGAGCTGCTGGCGACGGAATATCCCGATGTCGCCTTTATTATCCCGCATCTTGGCAGCTTCAGCGACGATTGGGCCGCCCAGGTTGCGTGTATCGATCATCTGGCGCGTCACGCCAACATCTACACGGATACATCAGGCGTGCGGCGCTTCGATCTGTTGGAGCAGGCGGTAGAGCGGGCAGGTCCGCGCAAGATTCTGTTTGGATCGGACGGCCCCTGGCTGCATCCGGGCGTTGAGCTTGCCAAGGTCCGGGCCTTACATTTGTCTGAAGACGATGAGGCGCTGGTGTTCGGCGGCAATCTGCTGAGGCTGATCGCCCATGTGCGCAGGCCGCCGCTGAGGATCAGGGGAGCGCAAGGATCGACAGCGCGAGCAGCCGACATCCGTCTGCCGGACCAAGGCGCATAGATAGCTTCCCTTCAGGGGCGGAAACCCGACCGCTTGGCCCAAAGGGCACCCCGGCTAGGTGCAAGCCCTCGCCTTTAGGCTTGGGTTGTTGACCCGACCCCTGGACAACACGGATTAATTGAGGCTGTCGGCTGCATCGGGAGCGAGGGCATGGCGACGATTCGCCTGCCGAATCTGAAGGGCGCGATCGGTGACGCCGAGCCGTTGGGCGGCGCGTTGCAGGTTGCCCTGCTCATCGTTGATGGTCATGCGGATCGCCAGATCATCAACCATGCGCCGCAAATCCTTGAGGCCAACGCCACGCGCCAATGCCTGGCGAATCGGCTGCTCAAAGGCTGCATCCGGCCAATCGTCGTCGTGCGGATTCACCGGCCACTCCTCAGGAGGAATATCGCCGACGGTCATCGGGCCAGGTCCAACATGGCGGTGCCACATTCGCAACACACACTGCTTCAAGTCGCGCACATTGCCGGGATATTCTCGCGTCAGCAGATAGGCTCGCACCGAAGGATCCAGCACTGGAGGCTCCTGATCGGGCTGTGCCTGACGCATGATGTGTTCGGCAAGCGGCAGAATATCATCGACACGCTCACGGAGCGGCGGCAATCGACAGGTCCAGGTTGCAATGCGATGGTACAAATCGCGGCGGAATTGCCCGCTCGCTACATCGTGCAGCAAATCGCGGTGGGTTGCGCAGACCAGCCGGAAATGGCTTTGCCGCCAGGTGTTGCTGCCGACGCGCTTATAGGTATGCTCCTGGACCACCCGCAGAAGCTGCGGCTGGAGCGCAGGCGGTAGCTCACCAACCTCGTCAAGAAACAAGGTTCCGCCGTCAGCCAGGGCAAACGCGCCGTCTCGCGCGGCAACGGCGTTGGTAAACGCGCCGCGCTCATGGCCCCAAAACTCGCTGCCCGCAAGCTCCGGCACGATCGTCGTGCAGTCGAGCACGATCAGATCGCGCTTGTCGCGTCGTGGATCAAGGGTGTGAGTCAGGCGGCCTACTAATTCTTTGCCGGTTCCGGTTTCCCCCGTGATCAAGATCGACGCGTCGGTAAAGTGGGCTACCTCCACGATTTGCCGCAGCGCCGCGATCCATACAGGGCTTTGTCCTACAAGGCTGTTCCGTACGAGCGGCGTATCAAGGATGGCATCGACGGCCTGCCAGCGCTCGAAGCGCGCCGGGATGATCTGTGCAAGCTGAGGCGATCCGTCCCATGCAAGGACATCCGACGCGCCTGC belongs to Herpetosiphonaceae bacterium and includes:
- a CDS encoding aminotransferase class I/II-fold pyridoxal phosphate-dependent enzyme yields the protein MLDWTSALYLGMRHAHRTLRPWRQLTTGRPAALDHGSSATAVAAQLARLQGCDRSLLAPSTLHAFWDVFGMIDRRQTAIYVDAGVYPIARWGVERAAAQGVHTRRFPHYTVAALREAIGEDRLGRAPLVVADGVCPGCGRVAPLAAYRDIVRAHGGQLVIDDTQALGILGDGPSATNAYGSGGGGSLRWSGAHDPRIVVIASLAKAFGVPITVLAGSADWVQHVEEHSETRVHCSPPSIASFRAAAQALAINHLRGELLRARLLHRVRYFRQALAAAGLRATGGIFPVQTIDCDGMDAAWLYEHLRRRGIHTILHRARGDGGGRLSLIITALHRRDAIDQTVEALAQLAASAVQRQLWR
- a CDS encoding peptidoglycan-binding protein, translating into MQRSRPVEAEPFEGFTLFDELDLIDPEWEETQGEVGRRPPMRSLGGRSSARSSTATPQHRFAGRQPSRSAQRGGRSGSPSSRSMARGGRAAASRQRQQSRARTDQPPPPDRRRKPPRRRPPRPPWPYPILGGGLYVTQPQIIESAGGSEQVRWAQNRLNQVLGMRLPVNGVLGPETREAIRTFQQQKGLPVDGILGPPTERALTEATSGQGGQASPAADAQASPPPDAQAAPAASDGAPAPEPSAPPEGELDSATSSTLATLFGVPLTVLKTLSRGLEPLAIRMAVLWGQRDENKLASLVFFARHPERGGRKLERGEPNFDRLSKEWLDIRDRLVRPVLASATGPQPGGTSAGGSLSTSFRPISVESPGGGRIKDKTPPQPADLETVSGYGGKRISLHRLAASAWRALVSAARADGIADPLLLPVSGYRSPETQETLWQNALKKYGSPDKARTWVAPPGNSAHQTGRAIDFYLGGKNASSQVAYLRTLPAFTWLAAQAERFGFYPYTAEPWHWEYNPPASGQLELAEALDELPGSWYEYEDEGYDGMFGQMSEALDMEHLTEIEQEVDRTSSAYIQWVQRSLNRMLGTKLAEDGISGTQTRSAIRSFQQRHGLTADGIVGPQTEAALIAAGAGAPPTGGTSSGLPSWLPSIPTPGGTPSRGGVSIQFASTANPADLTPYSRRVLEDILRSAGLKSAMISSTSRDPSNQARVMYNNLEQYGVEHQKRLYGAAGDQVIDVYARSKAVNKSADQIKADMERKIREIGPTNVSRHASDPQVLNVFDIAPSSIANKPAFERAVRADRRVTKFLVPPDDPGYHLEIPQ
- a CDS encoding amidohydrolase family protein codes for the protein MIIDCHCHAGNGDGLTGPWDTAAPLDRYLERATEAGIERTVLFSAFHSDYSAANRAVARIVRSRPDRFWGFAFVHPVRDRGRVQMLVQTAVARYGFCGIKVHRYDGRITRQICEAARIWRLPVLYDVMGEVSIVELLATEYPDVAFIIPHLGSFSDDWAAQVACIDHLARHANIYTDTSGVRRFDLLEQAVERAGPRKILFGSDGPWLHPGVELAKVRALHLSEDDEALVFGGNLLRLIAHVRRPPLRIRGAQGSTARAADIRLPDQGA
- a CDS encoding sigma 54-interacting transcriptional regulator, whose amino-acid sequence is MLGRSHIHPHLLTTDGSAGMGVLCFSTMTMELQDQVRQMSRNGVQRVLALAGKRAQMPDGAAWTLLRAGASDVLAWDGSPQLAQIIPARFERWQAVDAILDTPLVRNSLVGQSPVWIAALRQIVEVAHFTDASILITGETGTGKELVGRLTHTLDPRRDKRDLIVLDCTTIVPELAGSEFWGHERGAFTNAVAARDGAFALADGGTLFLDEVGELPPALQPQLLRVVQEHTYKRVGSNTWRQSHFRLVCATHRDLLHDVASGQFRRDLYHRIATWTCRLPPLRERVDDILPLAEHIMRQAQPDQEPPVLDPSVRAYLLTREYPGNVRDLKQCVLRMWHRHVGPGPMTVGDIPPEEWPVNPHDDDWPDAAFEQPIRQALARGVGLKDLRRMVDDLAIRMTINDEQGNLQRAAQRLGVTDRALQIRQANRRHALAPDAADSLN